A genomic segment from Lutzomyia longipalpis isolate SR_M1_2022 chromosome 3, ASM2433408v1 encodes:
- the LOC129791890 gene encoding methyl farnesoate epoxidase-like, whose amino-acid sequence MILLVLSLLFGILFCWWDVQKPKGFPPGPKWLPIVGNFPQIFQLKKSLGYHHKIWHHLSREYGNVVGLRLGRDRLIVVSGCEAIRDFYSRAEFDGRPNGFFFTVRSFNQRLGLVFTDGQDWDAQRRFCMKTLKQLGFGRYSMVKRIEREAEEMIAYMWRKNEQDGGIFMHNAFDISVLNVLWTLMAGRRYDLEDERLTQLMRLIHECFRIIDMSGGILNQYPALRHIMPHFSGYKPLMATFRPIWNFLRETIEEISRSKVDANEPKSLIEAYVRQIKASAKDGTTPFTEDQLLAVCLDMFQAGSETTSNTLAFALIYMLHYPHVAQRVKDELMTIVGPTSLPKLEQRALLPYTEAVLCEIQRCANVAPLAIVHRATEAVQFMGFTVPKDTLALVSLYSLHMDPKAWRNPHEFNPERFLDGNNQLVNHEGFLPFGSGRRRCMGENLAKSSLFLFFATFMHVFEAKLPDGETKLPDLEGYDGITLSPKAYRVILSRRQ is encoded by the exons ATGATCCTTTTGGTGTTAAGTTTGCTCTTTGGTATCCTCTTCTGCTGGTGGGATGTACAGAAACCCAAAGGATTCCCACCAg gtCCAAAATGGCTTCCAATTGTGGggaatttcccacaaattttccaattgaaaaaATCCTTGGGCTATCACCATAAGATTTGGCATCATCTCAGCCGGGAATATGGGAATGTTGTGGGATTGCGCTTGGGCAGAGATCGTCTCATTGTGGTGTCTGGGTGTGAGGCAATTCGGGACTTCTACAGTCGCGCGGAATTCGATGGGAGGCCCAATGGGTTCTTCTTCACGGTGCGCTCCTTCAATCAGCGCCTGGGGCTCGTGTTCACCGACGGGCAGGATTGGGATGCGCAGAGGCGCTTCTGCATGAAGACACTGAAACAATTGGGCTTTGGACGGTACAGCATGGTGAAGAGAATTGAGCGTGAGGCTGAGGAGATGATTGCGTACATGTGGCGGAAGAATGAGCAAGATGGTGGGATCTTCATGCACAATGCCTTTGACATAAGTGTCCTGAATGTGTTGTGGACACTGATGGCGGGAAGACGGTACGATTTGGAAGATGAGCGCCTGACGCAGCTGATGCGGCTCATTCACGAATGTTTTCGCATCATTGACATGTCCGGGGGGATTCTCAATCAATACCCCGCCTTGCGGCACATCATGCCGCACTTTTCGGGCTACAAACCCCTCATGGCGACCTTCAGGCCCATTTGGAACTTTCTCCGGGAGACAATTGAGGAAATCTCTAGGAGTAAAGTGGATGCGAATGAGCCAAAGAGCCTCATTGAAGCCTATGTGAGGCAAATAAAGGCATCAGCCAAGGATGGCACAACACCCTTCACTGAGGATCAGCTCCTTGCTGTTTGCCTCGATATGTTTCAAGCTGGTTCCGAGACAACAAGCAATACCCTCGCCTTTGCTCTCATCTACATGCTCCACTACCCACATGTGGCGCAACGCGTAAAGGATGAACTCATGACCATTGTGGGGCCCACCAGCTTGCCAAAGCTCGAGCAACGCGCCCTCCTGCCGTACACGGAAGCTGTCCTTTGTGAAATACAGAGATGTGCAAATGTTGCCCCACTTGCCATCGTTCATCGTGCCACGGAAGCAGTTCAGTTCATGGGATTTACCGTCCCCAAGGACACACTGGCGCTTGTTTCCCTCTACAGCCTCCACATGGACCCCAAAGCTTGGCGGAATCCCCACGAATTCAATCCTGAGAGATTCCTCGATGGGAATAATCAGCTTGTGAATCACGAGGGATTCCTTCCATTTGGATCAG GTAGACGTCGGTGTATGGGTGAAAATTTGGCCAAATCCAGCTTGTTTCTCTTCTTTGCCACATTCATGCATGTCTTTGAGGCAAAATTGCCGGATGGCGAGACAAAACTGCCCGATCTCGAGGGCTACGACGGCATTACACTCTCCCCGAAGGCCTATCGCGTCATCCTATCGCGTCGTCAGTAG
- the LOC129791885 gene encoding probable cytochrome P450 305a1 isoform X1, whose protein sequence is MEGLFVILLLCICLLGALLVAKELRRPKNFPPELCPSHTGPQWLPIVGNSPQLRREARKFGGLHRVYGMWMEKYGSSVLGMKLGGTLYAVGSSYDVVREIHMREEFEGRPKNFFMRLRTMGSLRGITCVDGAMWAEHRAFAVKHLRNAGYGRQPMELAIGEELEDLLALIEHQMGASGPFWPGKILPVSVLNVLWTFTAGKPLGRDDVRIEKLLSLLQERSKAFDMSGGVLSSMPWIRFLAPEWSGYNLIRRFNEELRDLLMETIDAHHESYSEDKSSDDLIYAFIKEMKQQQNTQNPQSTFTNIQLTMVILDIFIAGSQTTSITIDLALMMLLLHPEMQDKIYEEITQNNDAKNLSSSLHGNFPFTEAYLMEVRRFFNVVPISGPRRTTRDTHLGGYSIPRNTTILINLHSVHMDEEHWGDPHTFRPERFLSGGKICNAERLMPFGQGKRRCLGDTLARACIFTFFTGIVQKFKLAPIADEPPDVNLLPGITLSPKPYRVLFEKR, encoded by the exons aTGGAGGGACTTTTTGTGATCCTTCTTCTGTGTATTTGTCTCCTTGGAGCCCTGCTGGTGGCAAAGGAGCTGCGACGTCCTAAAAATTTCCCCCCAG AGCTTTGTCCCTCCCACACAGGACCACAATGGCTCCCCATTGTGGGGAATTCCCCTCAATTGCGACGCGAAGCAAGGAAATTCGGTGGACTCCATCGTGTCTATGGCATGTGGATGGAAAAGTATGGAAGTTCCGTGCTTGGGATGAAGCTCGGTGGCACTTTGTATGCTGTGGGGTCATCGTATGATGTTGTCCGTGAAATCCATATGCGTGAGGAGTTCGAGGGACGtcctaagaatttttttatgcgtCTCCGTACAATGGGTTCACTGCGCGGAATCACATGTGTCGACGGGGCAATGTGGGCGGAACATCGGGCTTTTGCGGTGAAACATTTGCGAAATGCCGGCTACGGGCGGCAACCAATGGAGCTGGCAATTGGGGAGGAACTTGAGGATCTTCTTGCACTCATTGAGCACCAAATGGGTGCTTCTGGCCCATTTTGGCCAGGGAAAATCCTCCCGGTATCCGTGCTCAATGTTCTGTGGACCTTCACGGCGGGTAAACCACTTGGGCGCGATGATGTGCGCATTGAGAAGCTCCTCTCGCTCCTGCAGGAACGTTCAAAGGCCTTCGACATGTCCGGCGGGGTACTCTCCTCCATGCCATGGATACGATTCCTCGCCCCCGAATGGTCCGGCTACAATCTCATCCGACGCTTCAATGAAGAACTCAGAGATCTCCTCATGGAGACCATTGATGCCCACCATGAGTCCTACAGTGAGGACAAATCATCCGATGATCTCATTTATGCCTTCATAAAGGAGATGAAGCAACAGCAGAACACACAGAATCCCCAATCAACCTTCACCAACATCCAACTAACAATGGTTATTCTGGACATTTTCATTGCTGGCTCCCAAACAACAAGCATCACAATTGATCTAGCCCTCATGATGCTACTCCTGCACCCCGAAATGCAGGACAAGATTTACGAGGAAATCACGCAGAACAATGATGCGAAGAATCTCTCGTCATCCCTTCATGGGAACTTCCCATTCACAGAGGCGTACCTAATGGAAGTACGGAGATTCTTCAATGTTGTCCCCATTTCGGGTCCACGCAGGACAACACGCGATACCCACCTGGGTGGCTACAGCATCCCCCGCAATACAACGATTCTCATTAATTTGCATTCAGTGCACATGGATGAGGAGCATTGGGGTGATCCGCACACCTTTCGACCTGAGCGATTCCTCAGCGGTGGGAAGATCTGCAATGCAGAACGTTTGATGCCCTTTGGGCAGGGCAAAAGGCGATGCTTGGGCGATACGTTGGCACGTGCGTGtattttcaccttcttcaCGGGCATCGTGCAGAAATTTAAGCTTGCACCCATTGCCGATGAGCCACCGGATGTGAATCTTCTGCCAGGCATTACTCTCTCCCCCAAACCCTACAGAGTTCTCTTTGAGAAGCGATGA
- the LOC129791829 gene encoding protein cycle isoform X4: protein MALPTLSTTDTTNSHSQNSSSNHHMARGHQRKRKCSYTENSDLEDDTGDDAKSVRTEDNKKQNHSEIEKRRRDKMNTYITELSSMVPICHAMSRKLDKLTVLRMAVQHLKTIRGAVHSYTEGHYKPAFLSDEELKMLILQAAEGGSFLFVVGCDRGRLLYISESVSQVLNYSQGDLLGQSWFDILHPKDVAKVKEQLSSSDLSPRERLIDAKTMLPVKTDVPQGLSRLCPGARRSFFCRMKYKASIQVKEELDAPANSHRRKKQMSSDKKYSVIQCTGYLKSWAPAKIGLEEQEADDGESCNLSCLVAIGRIPPNIFVPNVTPPISNNLNLRSIQFISRHAMDGKFLFVDQRATLILGFLPQELLGTSMYEYYHHEDIPSLAESHKSALQISEHITTPIYRLRTKDGGFVRLQSEWKSFRNPWTKDVEYLIAKNSVILSDTKVDEAASCAATNTTGNGVTYRTGNGAGGAENSAPGNFDFFNQASNGREMHRIINTHVEASKIGRQIAEQVLDHQRRVGDSSSAESSPDPEVTDTNPHQHIHLSESSISASEVSLDRRIVQANPQRLNGTLPGYHVRNNSIINANHSNTEVLQMMTTPGMATEAPNQTGTTDGNDEAAMAVIMSLLEADAGLGGPVDFTGLPWPLP from the exons ggaaaacAGCGACTTGGAAGACGATACAGGTGATGATGCAAAATCTGTGAGAACGGAAGACAATAAAAA GCAGAATCACAGTGAGATTGAGAAAAGACGAAGGGATAAGATGAACACCTACATCACAGAATTATCCTCAATGGTGCCAATTTGTCATGCAATGTCCCGGAAATTGGATAAGTTAACAGTTCTGCGGATGGCTGTGCAGCATCTCAAGACAATCCGTGGGGCAGTTCATTCGTACACCGAAGGGCACTACAAGCCGGCTTTCCTGTCGGATGAGGAACTCAAAATGCTCATCCTTCAGGCAGCTGAGGGGGGAAGCTTCCTGTTTGTCGTTGGATGCGATCGTGGGAGACTTTTGTACATTTCCGAGTCGGTATCGCAGGTCCTCAATTACTCCCAAGGGGATCTCCTTGGGCAGAGTTGGTTTGATATTCTCCACCCCAAGGATGTGGCTAAGGTCAAGGAGCAACTATCATCGTCCGATTTGAGTCCTCGTGAGAGATTAATTGATGCCAAAA CAATGCTTCCGGTGAAGACGGACGTCCCGCAGGGGTTGTCACGCCTCTGTCCAGGTGCCCGGAGATCCTTCTTCTGTCGCATGAAGTACAAAGCATCGATTCAGGTGAAGGAGGAACTGGATGCCCCCGCAAATAGCCACAGGCGGAAGAAGCAGATGAGCAGCGATAAGAAATACTCAGTGATTCAGTGCACGGGCTACCTCAAGTCCTGGGCACCAGCTAAAATTGGCCTAGAGGAGCAGGAGGCAGACGATGGGGAATCATGCAATTTGAGTTGCCTCGTTGCCATCGGGAGGATCCCACCGAATATCTTTGTACCTAATGTTACACCCCCAATCAGTAACAATCTCAATCTGCGGAGCATTCAGTTCATCTCTCGTCATGCCATGGATGGGAAATTCCTCTTTGTCGATCAAAG GGCAACGTTGATTCTGGGCTTCCTACCGCAGGAACTCCTTGGGACAAGTATGTACGAGTACTACCATCACGAAGACATTCCCTCCCTGGCGGAATCCCACAAATCTGCCCTTCAGATCTCAGAACACATCACAACACCCATCTACAGGCTACGTACGAAAGACGGTGGCTTTGTACGGCTGCAGAGTGAATGGAAATCATTCCGGAATCCATGGACGAAAGatgttgaatatttaatagCTAAGAATTCTGTTATACT ATCGGATACCAAAGTGGATGAAGCTGCATCATGCGCAGCAACCAATACAACCGGAAATGGTGTCACATATCGCACTGGGAATGGAGCAGGAGGAGCTGAGAATAGTGCTCCGGggaattttgatttcttcaaTCAAG CTTCCAATGGCAGGGAAATGCATCGGATTATCAATACGCACGTTGAAGCGAGTAAAATTGGGAGACAAATAGCTGAACAAGTTCTCGATCATCAACGAAGAGTGGGAGACTCATCATCAG CAGAAAGCAGCCCTGATCCGGAGGTGACAGACACAAATCCCCATCAGCACATTCATTTGTCCGAGAGTAGCATTTCAGCCAGTGAAGTGAGTCTCGATCGACGAATTGTCCAGGCAAATCCACAGAGATTGAATGGCACCCTCCCGGGGTACCATGTGCGCAACAACAGCATCATCAATGCAAATCATTCCAATACGGAAGTCCTGCAAATGATGACAACACCCGGAATGGCCACAGAAGCTCCAAATCAAACTGGTACCACAGATGGGAATGATGAGGCAGCAATGGCTGTCATAATGAGCCTCTTGGAAGCTGATGCTGGACTTGGGGGTCCTGTTGACTTCACCGGACTCCCATGGCCACTTccataa
- the LOC129791885 gene encoding probable cytochrome P450 305a1 isoform X2: MEGLFVILLLCICLLGALLVAKELRRPKNFPPGPQWLPIVGNSPQLRREARKFGGLHRVYGMWMEKYGSSVLGMKLGGTLYAVGSSYDVVREIHMREEFEGRPKNFFMRLRTMGSLRGITCVDGAMWAEHRAFAVKHLRNAGYGRQPMELAIGEELEDLLALIEHQMGASGPFWPGKILPVSVLNVLWTFTAGKPLGRDDVRIEKLLSLLQERSKAFDMSGGVLSSMPWIRFLAPEWSGYNLIRRFNEELRDLLMETIDAHHESYSEDKSSDDLIYAFIKEMKQQQNTQNPQSTFTNIQLTMVILDIFIAGSQTTSITIDLALMMLLLHPEMQDKIYEEITQNNDAKNLSSSLHGNFPFTEAYLMEVRRFFNVVPISGPRRTTRDTHLGGYSIPRNTTILINLHSVHMDEEHWGDPHTFRPERFLSGGKICNAERLMPFGQGKRRCLGDTLARACIFTFFTGIVQKFKLAPIADEPPDVNLLPGITLSPKPYRVLFEKR, from the exons aTGGAGGGACTTTTTGTGATCCTTCTTCTGTGTATTTGTCTCCTTGGAGCCCTGCTGGTGGCAAAGGAGCTGCGACGTCCTAAAAATTTCCCCCCAG GACCACAATGGCTCCCCATTGTGGGGAATTCCCCTCAATTGCGACGCGAAGCAAGGAAATTCGGTGGACTCCATCGTGTCTATGGCATGTGGATGGAAAAGTATGGAAGTTCCGTGCTTGGGATGAAGCTCGGTGGCACTTTGTATGCTGTGGGGTCATCGTATGATGTTGTCCGTGAAATCCATATGCGTGAGGAGTTCGAGGGACGtcctaagaatttttttatgcgtCTCCGTACAATGGGTTCACTGCGCGGAATCACATGTGTCGACGGGGCAATGTGGGCGGAACATCGGGCTTTTGCGGTGAAACATTTGCGAAATGCCGGCTACGGGCGGCAACCAATGGAGCTGGCAATTGGGGAGGAACTTGAGGATCTTCTTGCACTCATTGAGCACCAAATGGGTGCTTCTGGCCCATTTTGGCCAGGGAAAATCCTCCCGGTATCCGTGCTCAATGTTCTGTGGACCTTCACGGCGGGTAAACCACTTGGGCGCGATGATGTGCGCATTGAGAAGCTCCTCTCGCTCCTGCAGGAACGTTCAAAGGCCTTCGACATGTCCGGCGGGGTACTCTCCTCCATGCCATGGATACGATTCCTCGCCCCCGAATGGTCCGGCTACAATCTCATCCGACGCTTCAATGAAGAACTCAGAGATCTCCTCATGGAGACCATTGATGCCCACCATGAGTCCTACAGTGAGGACAAATCATCCGATGATCTCATTTATGCCTTCATAAAGGAGATGAAGCAACAGCAGAACACACAGAATCCCCAATCAACCTTCACCAACATCCAACTAACAATGGTTATTCTGGACATTTTCATTGCTGGCTCCCAAACAACAAGCATCACAATTGATCTAGCCCTCATGATGCTACTCCTGCACCCCGAAATGCAGGACAAGATTTACGAGGAAATCACGCAGAACAATGATGCGAAGAATCTCTCGTCATCCCTTCATGGGAACTTCCCATTCACAGAGGCGTACCTAATGGAAGTACGGAGATTCTTCAATGTTGTCCCCATTTCGGGTCCACGCAGGACAACACGCGATACCCACCTGGGTGGCTACAGCATCCCCCGCAATACAACGATTCTCATTAATTTGCATTCAGTGCACATGGATGAGGAGCATTGGGGTGATCCGCACACCTTTCGACCTGAGCGATTCCTCAGCGGTGGGAAGATCTGCAATGCAGAACGTTTGATGCCCTTTGGGCAGGGCAAAAGGCGATGCTTGGGCGATACGTTGGCACGTGCGTGtattttcaccttcttcaCGGGCATCGTGCAGAAATTTAAGCTTGCACCCATTGCCGATGAGCCACCGGATGTGAATCTTCTGCCAGGCATTACTCTCTCCCCCAAACCCTACAGAGTTCTCTTTGAGAAGCGATGA
- the LOC129791829 gene encoding protein cycle isoform X5 yields MARGHQRKRKCSYTENSDLEDDTGDDAKSVRTEDNKKQNHSEIEKRRRDKMNTYITELSSMVPICHAMSRKLDKLTVLRMAVQHLKTIRGAVHSYTEGHYKPAFLSDEELKMLILQAAEGGSFLFVVGCDRGRLLYISESVSQVLNYSQGDLLGQSWFDILHPKDVAKVKEQLSSSDLSPRERLIDAKTMLPVKTDVPQGLSRLCPGARRSFFCRMKYKASIQVKEELDAPANSHRRKKQMSSDKKYSVIQCTGYLKSWAPAKIGLEEQEADDGESCNLSCLVAIGRIPPNIFVPNVTPPISNNLNLRSIQFISRHAMDGKFLFVDQRATLILGFLPQELLGTSMYEYYHHEDIPSLAESHKSALQISEHITTPIYRLRTKDGGFVRLQSEWKSFRNPWTKDVEYLIAKNSVILSDTKVDEAASCAATNTTGNGVTYRTGNGAGGAENSAPGNFDFFNQASNGREMHRIINTHVEASKIGRQIAEQVLDHQRRVGDSSSAESSPDPEVTDTNPHQHIHLSESSISASEVSLDRRIVQANPQRLNGTLPGYHVRNNSIINANHSNTEVLQMMTTPGMATEAPNQTGTTDGNDEAAMAVIMSLLEADAGLGGPVDFTGLPWPLP; encoded by the exons ggaaaacAGCGACTTGGAAGACGATACAGGTGATGATGCAAAATCTGTGAGAACGGAAGACAATAAAAA GCAGAATCACAGTGAGATTGAGAAAAGACGAAGGGATAAGATGAACACCTACATCACAGAATTATCCTCAATGGTGCCAATTTGTCATGCAATGTCCCGGAAATTGGATAAGTTAACAGTTCTGCGGATGGCTGTGCAGCATCTCAAGACAATCCGTGGGGCAGTTCATTCGTACACCGAAGGGCACTACAAGCCGGCTTTCCTGTCGGATGAGGAACTCAAAATGCTCATCCTTCAGGCAGCTGAGGGGGGAAGCTTCCTGTTTGTCGTTGGATGCGATCGTGGGAGACTTTTGTACATTTCCGAGTCGGTATCGCAGGTCCTCAATTACTCCCAAGGGGATCTCCTTGGGCAGAGTTGGTTTGATATTCTCCACCCCAAGGATGTGGCTAAGGTCAAGGAGCAACTATCATCGTCCGATTTGAGTCCTCGTGAGAGATTAATTGATGCCAAAA CAATGCTTCCGGTGAAGACGGACGTCCCGCAGGGGTTGTCACGCCTCTGTCCAGGTGCCCGGAGATCCTTCTTCTGTCGCATGAAGTACAAAGCATCGATTCAGGTGAAGGAGGAACTGGATGCCCCCGCAAATAGCCACAGGCGGAAGAAGCAGATGAGCAGCGATAAGAAATACTCAGTGATTCAGTGCACGGGCTACCTCAAGTCCTGGGCACCAGCTAAAATTGGCCTAGAGGAGCAGGAGGCAGACGATGGGGAATCATGCAATTTGAGTTGCCTCGTTGCCATCGGGAGGATCCCACCGAATATCTTTGTACCTAATGTTACACCCCCAATCAGTAACAATCTCAATCTGCGGAGCATTCAGTTCATCTCTCGTCATGCCATGGATGGGAAATTCCTCTTTGTCGATCAAAG GGCAACGTTGATTCTGGGCTTCCTACCGCAGGAACTCCTTGGGACAAGTATGTACGAGTACTACCATCACGAAGACATTCCCTCCCTGGCGGAATCCCACAAATCTGCCCTTCAGATCTCAGAACACATCACAACACCCATCTACAGGCTACGTACGAAAGACGGTGGCTTTGTACGGCTGCAGAGTGAATGGAAATCATTCCGGAATCCATGGACGAAAGatgttgaatatttaatagCTAAGAATTCTGTTATACT ATCGGATACCAAAGTGGATGAAGCTGCATCATGCGCAGCAACCAATACAACCGGAAATGGTGTCACATATCGCACTGGGAATGGAGCAGGAGGAGCTGAGAATAGTGCTCCGGggaattttgatttcttcaaTCAAG CTTCCAATGGCAGGGAAATGCATCGGATTATCAATACGCACGTTGAAGCGAGTAAAATTGGGAGACAAATAGCTGAACAAGTTCTCGATCATCAACGAAGAGTGGGAGACTCATCATCAG CAGAAAGCAGCCCTGATCCGGAGGTGACAGACACAAATCCCCATCAGCACATTCATTTGTCCGAGAGTAGCATTTCAGCCAGTGAAGTGAGTCTCGATCGACGAATTGTCCAGGCAAATCCACAGAGATTGAATGGCACCCTCCCGGGGTACCATGTGCGCAACAACAGCATCATCAATGCAAATCATTCCAATACGGAAGTCCTGCAAATGATGACAACACCCGGAATGGCCACAGAAGCTCCAAATCAAACTGGTACCACAGATGGGAATGATGAGGCAGCAATGGCTGTCATAATGAGCCTCTTGGAAGCTGATGCTGGACTTGGGGGTCCTGTTGACTTCACCGGACTCCCATGGCCACTTccataa
- the LOC129791829 gene encoding protein cycle isoform X3 has product MSGSELSMPSHSHLDPNSMSTTDTTNSHSQNSSSNHHMARGHQRKRKCSYTENSDLEDDTGDDAKSVRTEDNKKQNHSEIEKRRRDKMNTYITELSSMVPICHAMSRKLDKLTVLRMAVQHLKTIRGAVHSYTEGHYKPAFLSDEELKMLILQAAEGGSFLFVVGCDRGRLLYISESVSQVLNYSQGDLLGQSWFDILHPKDVAKVKEQLSSSDLSPRERLIDAKTMLPVKTDVPQGLSRLCPGARRSFFCRMKYKASIQVKEELDAPANSHRRKKQMSSDKKYSVIQCTGYLKSWAPAKIGLEEQEADDGESCNLSCLVAIGRIPPNIFVPNVTPPISNNLNLRSIQFISRHAMDGKFLFVDQRATLILGFLPQELLGTSMYEYYHHEDIPSLAESHKSALQISEHITTPIYRLRTKDGGFVRLQSEWKSFRNPWTKDVEYLIAKNSVILSDTKVDEAASCAATNTTGNGVTYRTGNGAGGAENSAPGNFDFFNQASNGREMHRIINTHVEASKIGRQIAEQVLDHQRRVGDSSSAESSPDPEVTDTNPHQHIHLSESSISASEVSLDRRIVQANPQRLNGTLPGYHVRNNSIINANHSNTEVLQMMTTPGMATEAPNQTGTTDGNDEAAMAVIMSLLEADAGLGGPVDFTGLPWPLP; this is encoded by the exons ggaaaacAGCGACTTGGAAGACGATACAGGTGATGATGCAAAATCTGTGAGAACGGAAGACAATAAAAA GCAGAATCACAGTGAGATTGAGAAAAGACGAAGGGATAAGATGAACACCTACATCACAGAATTATCCTCAATGGTGCCAATTTGTCATGCAATGTCCCGGAAATTGGATAAGTTAACAGTTCTGCGGATGGCTGTGCAGCATCTCAAGACAATCCGTGGGGCAGTTCATTCGTACACCGAAGGGCACTACAAGCCGGCTTTCCTGTCGGATGAGGAACTCAAAATGCTCATCCTTCAGGCAGCTGAGGGGGGAAGCTTCCTGTTTGTCGTTGGATGCGATCGTGGGAGACTTTTGTACATTTCCGAGTCGGTATCGCAGGTCCTCAATTACTCCCAAGGGGATCTCCTTGGGCAGAGTTGGTTTGATATTCTCCACCCCAAGGATGTGGCTAAGGTCAAGGAGCAACTATCATCGTCCGATTTGAGTCCTCGTGAGAGATTAATTGATGCCAAAA CAATGCTTCCGGTGAAGACGGACGTCCCGCAGGGGTTGTCACGCCTCTGTCCAGGTGCCCGGAGATCCTTCTTCTGTCGCATGAAGTACAAAGCATCGATTCAGGTGAAGGAGGAACTGGATGCCCCCGCAAATAGCCACAGGCGGAAGAAGCAGATGAGCAGCGATAAGAAATACTCAGTGATTCAGTGCACGGGCTACCTCAAGTCCTGGGCACCAGCTAAAATTGGCCTAGAGGAGCAGGAGGCAGACGATGGGGAATCATGCAATTTGAGTTGCCTCGTTGCCATCGGGAGGATCCCACCGAATATCTTTGTACCTAATGTTACACCCCCAATCAGTAACAATCTCAATCTGCGGAGCATTCAGTTCATCTCTCGTCATGCCATGGATGGGAAATTCCTCTTTGTCGATCAAAG GGCAACGTTGATTCTGGGCTTCCTACCGCAGGAACTCCTTGGGACAAGTATGTACGAGTACTACCATCACGAAGACATTCCCTCCCTGGCGGAATCCCACAAATCTGCCCTTCAGATCTCAGAACACATCACAACACCCATCTACAGGCTACGTACGAAAGACGGTGGCTTTGTACGGCTGCAGAGTGAATGGAAATCATTCCGGAATCCATGGACGAAAGatgttgaatatttaatagCTAAGAATTCTGTTATACT ATCGGATACCAAAGTGGATGAAGCTGCATCATGCGCAGCAACCAATACAACCGGAAATGGTGTCACATATCGCACTGGGAATGGAGCAGGAGGAGCTGAGAATAGTGCTCCGGggaattttgatttcttcaaTCAAG CTTCCAATGGCAGGGAAATGCATCGGATTATCAATACGCACGTTGAAGCGAGTAAAATTGGGAGACAAATAGCTGAACAAGTTCTCGATCATCAACGAAGAGTGGGAGACTCATCATCAG CAGAAAGCAGCCCTGATCCGGAGGTGACAGACACAAATCCCCATCAGCACATTCATTTGTCCGAGAGTAGCATTTCAGCCAGTGAAGTGAGTCTCGATCGACGAATTGTCCAGGCAAATCCACAGAGATTGAATGGCACCCTCCCGGGGTACCATGTGCGCAACAACAGCATCATCAATGCAAATCATTCCAATACGGAAGTCCTGCAAATGATGACAACACCCGGAATGGCCACAGAAGCTCCAAATCAAACTGGTACCACAGATGGGAATGATGAGGCAGCAATGGCTGTCATAATGAGCCTCTTGGAAGCTGATGCTGGACTTGGGGGTCCTGTTGACTTCACCGGACTCCCATGGCCACTTccataa